The Collibacillus ludicampi region ATACAGGAGATCGCGCAGATTTGCTGCCACCGCAGCTTGCTCAGGGTACGGCCGGACATCTTGAACGGCTTCGTCAAACGCTTCCGGAATGCCTCGTAATACCTCGAGGGTCATCGCGGCAATCACATCTGCCATCTTGACCAATCTTTCGGCACGCGCAAACGTCAAAACCCCGATCGCGGTCATCGCTTGCGTGCCGTTGATGAGTGCCAACCCTTCTTTCGCCTGCAAGCGAATCGGTTTCAACCCTGCCTGTCTGAGCGCTTCTGCGGCAGGCATTTTCTTCCCTTTCCACACAGCCTTTCCCTCCCCCATCAGCAATAACGCCAAATGAGAAAGGAGCGCCAAGTCTCCGCTCGCACCTAATGATCCTTGTGCCGGAATTACTGGTAGGATATCCTGATTCAGACATTCGATAAGCATACTTAATGTTTCAACAGTAATCCCCGAATAACCTTTCGCCAATGCATTGGCCCGAAGAACCATCATGGCACGGACAACATCGGGCGGCAATTCTTCTCCGACCGCACAAGCGTGGCTGCGGATCAGATTCGCTTGAAGAGTCTCGACTTCATTTGCAGGAATGAGAACATCCGCAAATTTTCCGAAACCGGTCGTGACACCATAGATCGTTTCATGATTCTGAATGATCTGCTCAACACGTGCGCGGCATTGGGTTACACGTTTCAAAGCCTCATGAGATATGCCTACCCTTTTGCCTTCACAAGCTACTTGGGTTACATCTTCTACCGTCAGCGTGGAACCATCCAAAATGATCATGTTCGTTTAACTCCTTTCTTACTTTAGCAAAATAAAAGGGCTGTACGGAAGATTCACTTCCATACAGCCCTTGTTTTTTATAGACATATGTTCGGTCGTGCCGTTTCAATCGGTACATATGCCTCTCCAACCTTTACATTCCTTGTTATTAGTTATTGTATTCTAAAAAATGGATCTCCGCAACGGTCATTTGCTTCACTCGTTTTATCGCGTTTTAATTATAATTCATTGCGCAAAATTATCGAATGTTCATCATACGAATTTAGTCTCTCTTGAGGTTGAACCAATGCTATCTTGAAAATGTGTAGTTTGGCGGGCGTATGCTTTGCGTTCGAGTTCCGTGTAGGTCGTTTCAACGGGTATATGCATTGCGCTTATGCTCCGTGAAGGTCGTCTCGCATGGAATCATAATCATATGTTGCGAGACGACCTTCAAAGTCGCTATTACGCGCAATGCATATACCCTTTTACATCCGAAAGGAAGCGAGACGACCTCCAAAGTCGCTGTCTCACGCAAAGCATTACGCCAACCTAAAGGCACTTTTCATCCTCTGATGGCGCCGCTTGCGGCATGGAGAGCTATCTTGAAAACTAGTGCTTGGGTGGGTGTATCGCTTTGCGCTTGGGTTCGATGAAGCTTGTCCATGAACGGTTTCAGTGGCTAGATGTTCCGCAGAAACGACAGACGGACGAATCGAGGGTTGATTCGTACCGGAGACGCCAGGAAGTTTAATCGCCGAACCGGGATATACATTTTTGGCCCCTCAATGGAAACACGTAATCGAATTCCCAAAAAGGATATATATGTGCCATGAGAACCGATTTATGGTTTCCAGAATGTGAAGCCAATGAAATGGAAGTCTATGGATCTCAAAGTGTTTGTTCATACTCCTTTAGGACCTGCAAGAATTGGCGACGTGGTGACAATACCGGCCTTATTTGTTTCACAGTGCGTAAAGCTTTCTCGCATGAAAGATGATACATTCGCATAAAAAGTGCCGTGAGGAAAAAGCCCAAACGATTTTTTCCCGCCACATCATGAACATAGATAATATATCCATCGTTCAGCCATCGGATCGTTTCCTCAACCGCTTGTCGTAAACGGTTTACTGACGGCTTTTCTTTATTTCCGAGCGGGAAACGAAGCACTCGCAACGGAGAGATCCAGTCAGGGGGAACGTCTTCTTTCTTGCTCAGATTGACAATTCCATTCACATGAAGCTGCGCGAGGGTCATCCACCCTTTTTCGTCCACACGCTCTCCCGCATATAAGATTCCGGGAATGATTTCGCTAATGTCCATAGACTCTTCCCCTCACCATTCAATATCGCACAATACTATATGGTGTATGTAAAAAGTGCATGTCTTGTTCCTTTTCAAAAGAAAGACTCCCCGCATAATCTTGTCCTCCAAATACCAAGCTAACGTAAGAAGATCTTGATAGAAAGGAATGTGAGGGCTTGATCCGCGTTTCGATACCCCTGGAAAAATTCGATTCGTTCCCTGATGATACATCCGTGAAATGGGGATTTTCCATGCAGGGAGGTCACAAATTGGAATCATTCATGTCTGATAAAGAGTTTTCAAATTTTCTAAAAGAAAACAACCTCATCGTTTATAAACACCATATCAAAGACTATGAACACGGAACGACCTTCGGTGACTTCACCATCGAAGGGGTGAAGTAACGCTGATCAATAGTACAACAAGAGGTCTGCTTTTGCAGGCCTTTTTTCATGGTATCGCCACATATTCAAGGTTCAGATTGTGAAATGAAAGCCTGACTGTGACTCAAGAAAAAAGATTCATCCGCAGAGAATTACAAGAATTTTTCGTGATCAATATGGAAAAAGGTTGAATTCTAGTCTCTGACAACTTAATATTGATATAATATTTACTAGGAGGTGCCATGTTATGGAATATCGTCGTTTAGGGAAAAGCGGACTCAAAGTTTCTGAAATCGCGTTGGGCAGTTGGTTGACATACGGTACAGTCACCGAGCGCGAACAAGCGATCTCTTGTGTACATAAGGCATATGAGCTCGGTATAAACCACTTCGACTGTGCAAATATGTATGGTGCCACACCACATGCGGCTGAAGAAGTGTTGGGAGAAGCCCTGCGGGATTTTCCGCGGGAAAGTTATGTGCTAACAACGAAAGCTTTCTGGCCGGTGGGAGACGGACCAAATGACCGTGGGTTAAGCCGGAAACATATTATCAGTGAAGTCGAAAAAAGTCTGCGTGCTTTTAAGACGGATTATGTAGATATTTTCTACTGCCATCGCTATGACCCCGAGACCGATTTGGAAGAAACGTTGCGGGCGATCGATGATCTGATTCGCCAAGGTAAAGTGCTCTATGCCGGGATTAGTGAATGGCAACCCCATCAGATAGCCGATGCCGTTCGCCTGACGCGTGAATTGGGGTTACATAAGATCGTTGCCAGCCAGCCGATCTATAATATGTTTAATCGTTATATTGAGCATGCCGTGATTCCTCTTTGTGAAGATGCCGGGATCGGGCAAGTCGTTTTCTCTCCACTCGGCCAAGGGGTGTTGACTGGCAAATACAAACTTGGACAACCTGCTCCTGCCGGCTCTCGCGCCGCTACACCGGAAGTTCAAGACAAGATCCAGCGCTACATGAATGAAGAGGTACTGTCCAAAGTCGAACGACTGCGCAGCGTCGCACAAAAAGCGGAATTGTCTCTCGCTCAGCTCGCCCTCGCTTGGGTTCTACGCCAACCCAATGTAGCGAGTGCGTTGGTGGGCGCAACGCGTCCAGAGCAAGTTGAAGAAAACGTGAAAGCTTCAGGCATTACACTCTCGGAAGAAATTCTGGGCGAAATTGAAGAAATTCTGGCTTAAATAAGATCAACCGCTTCGCTCGAACGAGCGAAGCGGTTTATTCGTTGACAAAGCACGCAAACCGTTGATCATATTTTGTTGGAGTAAATTCTATAATCTCATATTCCGCTAACTGATTTTTAACAAACGGATCTTCACTGATCATCTGTTTCACTTCTGATTCTGTAACACCATGAGCAAGGAGAACGCCACCCACCC contains the following coding sequences:
- the hutH gene encoding histidine ammonia-lyase translates to MIILDGSTLTVEDVTQVACEGKRVGISHEALKRVTQCRARVEQIIQNHETIYGVTTGFGKFADVLIPANEVETLQANLIRSHACAVGEELPPDVVRAMMVLRANALAKGYSGITVETLSMLIECLNQDILPVIPAQGSLGASGDLALLSHLALLLMGEGKAVWKGKKMPAAEALRQAGLKPIRLQAKEGLALINGTQAMTAIGVLTFARAERLVKMADVIAAMTLEVLRGIPEAFDEAVQDVRPYPEQAAVAANLRDLLYGSKLTTRQGEVRVQDAYSLRCIPQVHGAIRQVLTYVGEKLAIEMNAATDNPLIFADSNKVISGGNFHGQPIAFAMDFLKIGMSELANISERRLERIVNAQLSGGLPPFLSRRPGVESGMMIAQYVAASIVSENKVLCHPSSVDSIPSSANQEDHVSMGTNAARHAANVVENVARVLAIELIGACEAAEHRGSDRLAPATRVLYDAVRENVQPLIQDRSITGDIEYVASQLKEGVWLRRVEKVVPLIC
- a CDS encoding dual specificity protein phosphatase family protein, whose amino-acid sequence is MDISEIIPGILYAGERVDEKGWMTLAQLHVNGIVNLSKKEDVPPDWISPLRVLRFPLGNKEKPSVNRLRQAVEETIRWLNDGYIIYVHDVAGKNRLGFFLTALFMRMYHLSCEKALRTVKQIRPVLSPRRQFLQVLKEYEQTL
- a CDS encoding aldo/keto reductase family protein, whose amino-acid sequence is MEYRRLGKSGLKVSEIALGSWLTYGTVTEREQAISCVHKAYELGINHFDCANMYGATPHAAEEVLGEALRDFPRESYVLTTKAFWPVGDGPNDRGLSRKHIISEVEKSLRAFKTDYVDIFYCHRYDPETDLEETLRAIDDLIRQGKVLYAGISEWQPHQIADAVRLTRELGLHKIVASQPIYNMFNRYIEHAVIPLCEDAGIGQVVFSPLGQGVLTGKYKLGQPAPAGSRAATPEVQDKIQRYMNEEVLSKVERLRSVAQKAELSLAQLALAWVLRQPNVASALVGATRPEQVEENVKASGITLSEEILGEIEEILA
- a CDS encoding YciI family protein, which codes for MFLLLVKYVKPLEEVEAVLEAHKKWLDTYYQQSKFIVSGRRNPRVGGVLLAHGVTESEVKQMISEDPFVKNQLAEYEIIEFTPTKYDQRFACFVNE